Proteins encoded by one window of Ignavibacteriota bacterium:
- a CDS encoding beta galactosidase jelly roll domain-containing protein: MVLQRDAKIKIWGWASKNEEVKIHFIDSTYITKTNQVGEWSVNISELKSGGPYEMQIDASNSIKIKDILVGDVWVCSGQSNMGLPLGVLKDVYKDEISEINNPMIRQFSTFPRTNFSNRDSDFKFGIWQHADSNNIYGLTAAGYFFAKNIYEIYKVPIGLLNVNMGGSAAEAWISEESMKEFPIYYKELLKFKSPGYLELRNKQDDERANNWNRMLRINDIGLKDEKQLWSDPNLNISNWESMQIPGYWADTKVGNVNGVIWFRKEFYLTDKNTNGSAYLKLGRIVDSDSVFINGKFIGSTGSQYMPRNYEIQNDILNEGKNVIVVRVINYIHKGGFVPGKKYELLISGQKINLAGEWNYKIGATSEQLDDHLFTGKIPTGLFNGGIAPLLNYNIKGVLWYQGESNTSRAFEHYDLFKLLIKDWRKNWKQGDFPFIFVQLPNFVEVNVERTNYDWAIFRESQLKSLSIPNTGMAVAIDIGEYNDIHPVNKKDIGARLALAARKVAYNEQNIVYSGPIYKSMEIIEDKVILSFSNSGSGLVVKGGKLKSFEICGIDNEFYPAEAKIENNKILVWCSKVLLPVAVRYAWNNNPEDANLYNKEGLPASPFRTSELY; the protein is encoded by the coding sequence ATGGTACTGCAGCGGGACGCGAAAATAAAAATATGGGGTTGGGCTTCGAAAAATGAAGAAGTTAAAATTCATTTTATTGATTCAACTTATATTACTAAAACAAATCAGGTAGGTGAATGGTCTGTTAATATTTCCGAATTAAAATCCGGCGGACCTTATGAGATGCAAATAGACGCAAGTAACTCAATTAAAATTAAGGACATACTTGTTGGCGATGTTTGGGTTTGCTCCGGACAATCCAATATGGGATTACCGCTTGGCGTGTTAAAAGATGTTTATAAGGATGAGATCAGTGAAATAAATAATCCTATGATCCGCCAATTCTCAACATTTCCAAGAACAAACTTTTCAAACCGTGATTCTGATTTTAAGTTCGGAATATGGCAGCATGCGGATTCAAATAATATTTACGGCTTAACAGCGGCAGGTTATTTTTTTGCGAAAAACATATACGAAATTTACAAAGTGCCGATAGGATTATTAAATGTAAATATGGGTGGTTCTGCCGCGGAAGCATGGATTAGCGAAGAATCTATGAAAGAATTTCCTATTTACTATAAAGAATTATTGAAATTTAAGAGCCCCGGGTATTTGGAATTGAGAAATAAACAAGACGATGAAAGAGCGAATAATTGGAATCGAATGTTGAGAATAAACGATATTGGGCTAAAAGATGAAAAGCAATTATGGTCGGATCCAAACTTAAATATTTCTAATTGGGAAAGCATGCAAATCCCGGGTTACTGGGCGGATACAAAAGTCGGCAATGTTAACGGAGTTATTTGGTTCAGAAAGGAATTCTATCTGACAGACAAAAATACAAATGGATCAGCGTATTTGAAATTAGGCAGAATAGTTGACAGCGATTCAGTTTTTATAAATGGGAAATTTATTGGTTCTACAGGTTCTCAGTATATGCCAAGAAATTATGAAATTCAAAATGACATTTTAAATGAAGGCAAAAATGTCATTGTTGTTCGAGTAATCAATTATATTCATAAAGGAGGGTTTGTTCCAGGTAAGAAATATGAATTACTGATCAGCGGTCAAAAAATAAATTTAGCAGGCGAATGGAATTATAAGATTGGAGCAACATCCGAACAATTGGATGACCATTTATTTACTGGGAAAATACCTACGGGATTATTCAATGGAGGTATTGCACCCTTGCTAAATTATAATATCAAAGGCGTTTTGTGGTATCAAGGCGAATCCAATACTAGTCGTGCTTTTGAACATTATGATCTATTTAAATTACTGATCAAAGATTGGCGGAAAAATTGGAAACAAGGCGATTTCCCATTTATCTTTGTTCAGCTTCCGAACTTTGTAGAAGTAAACGTTGAACGTACGAATTATGATTGGGCAATTTTCCGCGAAAGTCAGCTCAAATCCTTATCAATTCCAAATACGGGTATGGCAGTTGCCATTGATATTGGAGAATATAATGATATTCATCCGGTAAACAAAAAAGACATAGGCGCGCGCCTTGCATTAGCCGCGCGTAAAGTTGCATATAACGAGCAAAATATTGTTTACTCTGGACCTATATACAAATCGATGGAAATAATTGAAGATAAGGTAATTTTAAGTTTTTCCAATTCCGGCAGTGGTTTGGTAGTTAAAGGCGGTAAACTGAAGAGTTTTGAAATTTGCGGAATTGATAATGAGTTTTATCCGGCTGAAGCAAAAATTGAAAATAATAAAATTCTTGTTTGGTGCAGTAAAGTACTTCTGCCAGTGGCAGTTAGATATGCATGGAATAATAATCCCGAAGACGCAAATCTTTATAATAAAGAAGGATTACCGGCATCTCCATTTAGAACGAGTGAGCTGTATTGA